ATTCCTGTATCGTTTATGGGTGGTTTTACAGGGCAAATGTACCAACAATTTGCGATTACCATTGTTATTTCGGTCATTATTTCAGGTATGGTAGCCTTAACGTTGACTCCCGCTTTGTGCGCCATTTTCCTTAAGAAAAAAGAGTCAAAACCCTTTTGGTTTGTCAAAAAATTTAATGAATTTTTTGATCTCTCAACCAATTGGTTTACCAGTGGTGTCAGTTTAGTGGTACGTCATGGGGTGATTAGTATTATCATCTTTGCAGCACTGATGGGTGTGACCTATGAACTTTTCCAAAAAGTGCCTACAAGTCTTGTTCCAATGGAAGATAAAGGCTTTTTACTTGCAGTAGTTACTCTGCCACCTGCCTCTTCACTCAACCGTACGGAAGCTGTGAATGATGAATTGAGTGCAATTACTACCAAAGTGCCTGAGATCGAATATACCGTTGCTGTTGCAGGATATGACCTTATCAGTGGTGCCGCTAAAACCAATGCATCAACTGCCTTTATCAATCTTAAAGATTGGAATGAACGAAAAGCGCTCAATCAACACTCAGAAGCACTCAGTGGTGCTTTAAACGGTGCTTTTTTGGGCATACCCGATGCAACGACTTTTGCGCTCAATCCTCCTCCGATTATGGGACTTAGTATCTCAGGTGGATTTGAGATGTATTTGCAAGATAAAACGGGTGGGTCTTTAGAAGAGCTTGGTAATATTACCAATCAGATCGTTGCAAAAGCGAGACAAAGACCTGAGCTTACGATGGTAAGAAGTACCTTTGATACGGCTGTACCACAGTATAGAATTACCCTTGATCGTGAAAAAGCTAAAGCACTGGGTGTTTCGATTCAAGATGCTTTTACAACTTTACAATCAACGTTTGGTGCGTACTATGTCAATGACTTTAACCTTTTTGGACGAACCTATCAAGTGAATGTTCAGTCTGAAACAGACTTTAGAGAAAAACCTGAAGATATGCAAAATGTTTTTGTGAAATCAAGTAGTGGAAAATTGATTCCTATGAGTGCGTTAGTAACGTATGAGCGTACCATTGGACCAGATATCGTCGATCGTTTTAACATTTTTACGGCAGCGAAAATTGTAGGTGAACCAAGCCCTGGTTATACGTCTGGTGACGCGATTAAAGCCATTGAAGAGGTGGTCAAAGAGGTTGCACCTGAGGGATTTAGCATAGGATGGGCAGGAACATCGTATCAAGAAAAAGAGATGGAAGGCAGTGGTTCACAAGCCTTTATCTTTGGTCTTGTCTTTATCTTCTTGATTTTAGCTGCGCAGTATGAGAGGTGGCTCATGCCACTCGCGGTCTTAACATCGGTTCCATTTGGCGTATTTGGCGCAATTACAGCGGTTTATTTACGAGGACTTAGCAATGATATCTATTTCCAAATTGGTTTGTTGGTACTCATTGCCTTGTCGGCTAAAAATGCGATTTTGATTGTGGAATTTGCGATGCAAGCTGAGGAGAGAGGCAAATCGATTTTTGATGCAACCCTCGAAGCGGCACGTCTGCGTTTCCGTCCGATTGTTATGACCTCACTTGCCTTTACCATTGGTGTTTTACCGTTGGCTCTAAGCTCAGGTGCGGGTGCAGGAAGCAGACATGCCATTGGTACGGGTGTTGTTGGTGGTATGATTGCCGCAACAACGATTGCGATCTTCTTTATTCCACTCTTTTACAACTGGCTCGCACAGTTAAATGCAAAATTTAGTAAAAAAGGAGAGCGTCATGATGAAGCGTAATCTTTACTCATTTTCTCTCGTCGCTTTAATATTTTCAGGATGTTCACTCTCTCCAGAGCTGAGCATCCCAACAACGCAGTTTCCAGAAGCCTACCGTGCCGATGTGAAAAATGAAACAACGTATGTGGACGCGGCTTGGTGGAGCAATTACCATGACGAAAAGTTGACCGCTTTGATTGAAGAGGCACTTTCTAATAACTATGATCTCCAAACAGCAATGGCAAATATCTCCCTTGCGCGTGCTACGCTCTCTAGCAGTACATCGGATCGTTACCCAAGTCTTGATCTTCAAGGTTCAGGTCAACGTATACGAACTAGCAGTGACACGTTTACCTCTAAAACACACAGCACGTACAATGATTTTTCAGTGAGTGCGGTGCTTAGTTACGAGCTTGATTTGTGGGGAAAATACAAAGAAGCCGAAGCGTCATCTCGTGCCTCATTGATCGCTTCGTACGCGGCGAAAGATACTGTGAAAATTTCCCTTGCATCCAGTGTAGCGGACAGTTATTTTACGCTGATTAGTTTGTACGAACAACTCGATATCACCAATGAAACGATCAAAGCACGTGAAGAGGGGCTCAAACGCAATGAGTTTAAGTACTCTGTTGGTGCCATTTCTAAAGGAACGCTTTTGTCTGAGCGTGCTGAATTGAACAGTGCTCAAATCACCAAAGATGCGTTGGAGCAATCTATTTTAACACAACAAAGTGCGTTAGCCGTTTTGGTAGGAAAATCACCCGAAGCGATTGCAAATTTTAGCAAAGATGGATTGCCTCGCGTGCTACCCGCTGATGTAAAAGTGCCGGCGAATTTGCCCTCTGAGCTTTTAACCAAACGCCCCGATATTAAACAAGCCGAAGAGAATCTCAAAGCGGCCAATGCGAACATTGGTGTAGCACGTGCGGCGTATTTCCCCAGTATTAGCCTCTCAGGTGCTCTTGGGTTTGAGAGCACACAGCTTTCCAATTTGATGAAATCCAAGTCAGCAACGAACAATTTTGGTGGAAGCCTTGCCGCACCACTCTTTAACATGGGTAAAACAAGCTCAAACGTAGAGAGTGCCAAAGCAAATAAAGAGCTTGCCGAGATTTCGTACGCACAAACGGTGCAACAAGCGTTTCAAGATGCGTATGACGCGCTTAACAAACGTCATACACTCACGCAAAAGCTTGAGCATCAACTCGCTTACGAAAAAAACATTGAGCAAGTCTATCTTTTGGCTCAAAAACAGTATGAGAATGGCTATGGCGATTACTTAACGCTTTTAGATGCAAAGCGCAATTTGCTCTCCGCCAAACTCACAACGTCTCAAACGAAACAAGCCCTGATTAGTTCAGGTGTTTCGCTGTACAAATCCCTCGGCGGTGGTTGGGACAAAGAAGTATTTGAACGCCACGCTGACACGCTCTAACTCTTTACATGTAAACGTCCAAAACTTTATCTTTGGGCGTTTACACCTGCTTTACATGTAAGCTTTTTCTACACTTGAAATTCACTCATATACGTACGATACAGCAGTGGAACCCAGCTTTGCTGAAGCTTTGGATTGTATCTACTCTCAACGGCGGCTGCTTTAAAAAAGCTCTTCCATAATGCTTTAAAATTTTCCTCTTCGCTTGAAAAAGTTGGGGCATCAAAAGAGGCGATAGAGCGAATTTCTCGAAGTGTATCGTTTTTCACAAACGCAAGAGCACGCTTGACATCGTGGATGATGAAGGGGATGTTTCCTAAACGTTTGCAAAAGTGCTCACCTAAAAAGGGCACAATGTTAAATTTTGTCTCAATTTTGGCATACAAAGTACCATCTTCCAACTCCTCAAAACGGGTAAAGCCGTACATTTTATGCACCAAACATAAGAGCTCTTTTTCGAGATTTTGGATGTAAAAAAGATTGGCGTTGTTAATGTTACGAAGCTCTTTTTTGTTTTTAAACCCGATGCGAAGATACTCCAAAAGTGCCATCTCATAGTCTCGTGTGTCGCATAAAATAATGTGAAAGATGGTATGTTGTTGCTCTTTGGTGAAGTGTTTGGTAATGGCTTCCAAAACTTTACGCGCTTTTATAATATCTGTAAAAACCTCATGAAAACGCTCAAACAGAAGTGCTTCAGGCATTTTTTTAATAATCTCAGCGACCTCTAGTTTTTCATAATAAACCTCATAGACTAAGCTCAAAAAACCTTCAAAACTACCATCGTACAGCAAGAGCATCACAGCTCTCCTGTGTAGATGGACGTATCGAACAAGGTAGGTTGGATGATGTTACTTTCTTGATGAATCAGAGCTAGTTTGATCTTCTCTTCATAGAGGCTAGAACTTCTGTGAAAATCTTTACCCGCAACGATGAAATAACGTGCTTTTTTGAGCGATATTTTAAGGTTAACAAGGTCTTCAAAGCAAAGCTTCTTAAACCGTCTTGCTTGCAAAATTTTAAGTGCTCCACGGATACCAATGCCAGGAATGCGGACTAAAACTTCTTGGGGCGCGAAGTTGACATCAATGGGAAAAAGATGAAGATTTGAGAGTGCCCAAAAGGTTTTTGGGTCAAACTGGATGTCAAGATTTTGGTTTTCACTCAAAATCTCATCGTACGAAAAACCATAAAAGCGCAATAACCAATCGGCTTGATAAAGCCTGTGTTCCCGAAGCAATGGAGGCTTAGAGAGTTCAGGAACAGGCAGATGTTTATGGTTATTGACCGCAATGTACGCAGAGTAGTAGACTCGTTTTAGCAGCGCTTTATCATAGAGTGCTGAAGAGAGTTTGAGGATCTCAAAATCACTCTCGCTGGTAGCTCCAATAATCATCTGCGTGCTCATGGAAATAGGCTTGGCACTTCGTTGCATGGTGATGCCACGTGCGTGTTTGAGCGGGGAGAGAAGCTTCTCTTTGGTTTTATCGGGTGCGAGTAGGGCAAGGCTTTTAGAACTTGGAAGTTCGATATTGGAGCTGACACGATGTGCTAAAAGGGTTGCTTCTTCGATGAGCTCTTTAGAAGCTCCAGGGATGAGTTTGACGTGAATATAGCCATTGAAGCGGTATTCGTGGCGCAATATGCGCAACGTTTGAAGTAATAAACTCATTGTATGGTCTTCATTTTTAATGATTCCAGAACTTAAAAAGAGCCCTTCAATGTAGTTGCGTTTGTAAAAATTGATGGTAATATCGGCGAGTTCTCGTGGCGTAAACGCCGTTCGAGGAGTGTCATTGCTTACGCGATTAATGCAGTACGCACAGTCGTAAATGCAGACATTGGTAAGCAAGACTTTCAAAAGTGAAACGCACCGTCCGTCACTGGTAAAACTGTGGCAAATACCACTGTTATGCGCACAACCAAGCTCGCCTGTTTTGTAGTTATTCTCGCTGCCACTGGATGAGCATGAGACGTCGTATTTGGCACTGCCTGCTAAGAGGGATAGTTTATCTTCGGTTGTAAGTTTCATGCGAGCATGATAGAATTTTTTTACATGTAAAGGCTGAAATATTTCAAAATGAAATGTAATTAGTTCTGCCTCGTATGAGGCAAGCTTTAGTGCCTTAGCGGCAAGCGTAGTCTCTTGAGCTTTGCCCAAGAGACGTGTTAAAAGTAGGTTACTTAATAAATTCTACGGCTTCGTTAAACGGTACGCGAAGTTGTGTGGATTGTGGGTTGATGCGATAGCCAAAAGGAAGCACCATCGCCACTTGGTATTTGCTCGTATCAAGACCTAAAACCGCTTCGACTTTCTCTTTCTCAAAGCCTTCAATCGGGCAAGAATCTATGCCGATAAATGCAGCCGCGGTCATCATGTTTCCTGCCGCGATGTAGCATTGACGCGCTGTCCACGCATAAACATTGGCGTCTGAACTAAGAGTCTCTTTAAGGTGATTGGCGTACAAATTGATGTAAAAATCTTTTTTCTCTTGGGGCATGTCACGTCGTGCAAAACGTTTCATCGGAATGCCACTCTCGACTTTGACTGCATCAATCGCCGCTAGAATGACAACGAGGTGTGAGCATGTCGTCACTTGGGGTTGATCCCAACAGACAGGGCGAAGTTTGGCTTTGAGCTCTTCATTGGTAATGACCAAAAATTTCCACGGCTCCATGCCAAACGAAGAGGGCGATTTTTGACCGGCTTCTAGGATGAAGTGCATTTGATCATCGCTGATTTTCTTCGTCTCATCAAAAATCTTGCACGCGTGGCGAAAGTCCATCGCTTTGGTAAAGTCGTTTTGCATTCGTAATCCTTTTTTTTAAATAGTAAGACAATTATAGGAATAAATTACTTTAATTTCTCTTACAATACTTTTTGTATGTAATAGTGTTTTATTTTATTAAGAGATTTCTTAACAAAATGACCTTCATTTTTAGCTTAACGCAAAGCGTGTTCGAGTTGTATTATAATCTACCAAAATTACAAGGAGATTTCCAATGGATAAAAAAGAACTTTTTTTAGAAGCAATGAACTTTCGTCACGCATGCAAGCTTTTTACTGAGAAAAGAATACCCACTGAAGAGTTAGAATTTATTTTAGAAGCAGGGCGTTTGAGCCCTAGTTCGTTTGGGGTTGAGCAGTGGAAATTTGTCGTCGTGCAAAATGAAGCGCTCAAAAAAGAGATCGAAAACGTATCATGGAATCAAAAACAGATCTCAACGTGCAGCGATCTTCTCATCATCCTAGCGCGCAAAGATGTGAGAAGTAGCGATGCTTATACGGTCAAACAGCTTAAACGATGGGGTTTAGACGAAAATGCTTTTAAAGGATTTCTTGGTATTTATCACGGTTGGGTTGATGGCAGAGATGACCATACGATTGAGATGTGGAGCGAAAAACAGTGCTACATCGCAGCAGGAAACATGATGACGGCTGCTGCGAGCATCGGTATTGATTCATGTCCGATTGAAGGGTTTGAGTACCAAAAAGTCGATGCACTTTTGGGCATTGATACTTCTGTGTACCAAAGTGCTTTAGTGATTCCTTTTGGGTACCGTGCGGCAGAGCAAAGAGGCAAACATCGCTTGAGTTTTGACGAAGTTGTAGAGTTTAAAAAATAATTCTCATAAAACTTGTTTTATGAAGCTTTAGGGGGTGTCGGGGATTTATCCCTGACCTTAAGCAATGGGTTTTACTCATTGTTTAAGATACCGTTACGCAAACTGCGTAACATAATCTTTAAAAAATAATTCGCGCTAATCCTAGTGTGAATAAAACCAGTGCGACCTCTTTGAGTGCGGGGTCGTACATCAGCGTAAACAGCGCGCTGAGTAGCAGTATTATTCCGAACATAAAGGGTTTTAGGTACTGTTTTAACTCTTTTTTGAGCCACTCTAACTGCGAAAGAGAGAGTTCAACCTTAACCTCGCCATCGCTGATCTGTTTAATAGACGATTTGAGATGGTGAAGTGTCAGTGGAAGTGACTTAAACTCTTTAATCAAGCTCTCCAAAATCCCCCCATCCATGCCGAGCGCTTTGGGAATATTCTCTTGCAAAATGGGCAAAATATCTTTAATGCCGTTAAAATTTTCAATGTACGTTGTCCCCAATCCTTCAATAATCGCACTTACACGTAAAATATAAATGGCTTCTTGTGGCAATTTAAACGGCAGGTCACGGGTGGAACCTAGTACATCTAAGGCAAGTTTTTGCATACTCTCAGAGCTTAGATTTTCATTGCCAAAGATCTCAAACATGCGCTCACTTAAAAGGGCCAATTCACTCACAGGCGCTTCATACGCAACGGTTCCAAGTCGTTTACTCGCACTAATGTAGAGTTCATAATCTTTCTCATTGGCAGCTTTTAGAAGCTCAATGATGGCGATACGGGTCTGATTTGGGATGGATTTCACCATGCCAAAATCAAGTAAAACGAGCTCTCCTTTGGTCGTAATGAGCAGATATTGCCAGGGTGTGGATCAGCGTGGAAATAGCCACGAAGGAGCATTTGCTCGGTGTAAAAGGAGATAAGTTTGCTAATAATTGCTCTAAAATCAATATTTTCTTTTTGCAAACGCTCTTTATCATCAAAGCGAAAACCCTCTTCATAACTCATCACCAGCGCATCTTCACTGCAATACTCCACAAAAGGTGTGGGAAAAAGAATGCCCGAACGCGCGTACACGCTAGAGAATTTTTGAAGATTGTGAAGCTCGGTGGTCATATTAACCTCTTGAAGAATCATCTTTGAAAACTCAACGATGACTGCTTCAATAGAATTTTTCGTGTAGTGTGAAAACAGAGGTCTAAACAGTCGGTTGAAAAACGAGATAATGACAATATCGGCACGGACACGTTTTTCAATGTCCAAACGCCTGATCTTAACAGCAACTTTTACGCCATCAATGCGTGCTTCATGCACTTGTCCAATGGAAGCCGAAGCAAGAGGAATAGGGTCGAAATGCTCAAAAGGCATCGGTGTAAAGGCACGTGCAAGTACCACGTTTAACTGCGCTTCAGACATGGGCGGAAGTTGGTCATGCAGTGATTTGAGTTCATCCAAATACTCCGTGCTAAAAAAATCCGCCCGAGTGGCAAGCACTTGCGCCAGCTTAATAAAACTAGCTCCTAAATTGACAATAGTACGGTGTAAGTTGACAGGAGAGAGCGGTTTTAAAAAGAGAAATCGCTCCTTTTTTTTGAGCAATAAATAAACGCTCAGTAAAAAATAAAAAACATCATAAACCCTTTTGGGGTTGAAAAGACGCCAATAGACTAAGAGAGTTTTGATTTAAGCTCCTCGATGTCGCTTTTGGTGGCAAGACCTAGCTCATTCACCACCTCTTTAATCATCTCTTTCATTTTTGCTTTGACGCGCTCATCTTCCTCTTTGCCTCTTTGGCTAATAGACTCGATGAAACTCTTTGCATCACTGGTACTTATTTTGCCTTTTTCTTCAAGCACCTTGAGCTCTTCTTCGATCTTTTCTTTCAGTACAACCATTCCGCCTAAGCTTACATGTAAAAATTCTTTTAACATAAGATACTCCTTTTGTTTTGAGTATAGTGTAACACGATTTGAGTAATGCTTAGTAAACACATTTAATGGGCTCGCGCAAACTCACTTAAAAACCGTTTTCGCGCACTTTCATGCCCAATGAGAGGCTTTGGATAGCCTGCAATGTCATGGCTCATCAAGTACACCTCTTTGTGTAAAGAGCTTGCTGGAACATCGCTTAAAATTGGAAGATAGCGTTTGATGTAGCGCGCTTCTTTATCAAACTTTAACGACTGAGCATAAGGGTTGAAAATGCGAAAATAAGGTTGCGGATCAATCCCTGTTCCTGCGCACCATTGCCATGAAAGTATATTCGCACTTGCATCATAATCCAAAAGATACTTCGCAAAAAACACCTCACCTTTTTGCCACGGTAACATTAAATGCTTCGTAAAAAAAGAACCAACCACCATGCGAGCACGGTTGTGCATCAACCCTGTTGTCAGCAGTTCCATAACCGCCGCGTCAATGAGTGGATAACCCGTTTCAGCTTTGATGAAACGCTCATACGCATCTTCATCCTTAGAAACGGGCGGTGAATATTTGTAATTTTCCCATTCAAGTTTGGGAAAATGGTAGAGCAAATAAGCGTAAAATTCACGAAAAATAAGTTGTCTAAAAAAAGGCTCTGTGACGTGACTTTGCTTTTTGAGATTCACTAAAAAGCGCACGATTTCTCGAATCGAAAGTGTGCCAAAACGAAGATGCACACTTAAATGTGACGTAGCATCCTCGTCTAAAAAATCACGTTTTTCTGCATACGAATCGACTTTACATGTAAAGATTTCGAGTGCCTTTTGAGGCTCTAAAACGTTTACATGTAAAGGCTCAAACCCCATGCTTTCTAGCTTTACATGTAACGCTGTTTTTGCTCCATCTTGAATGCTCCAAAGCGCGTTATAGTCGAAGTTTGTAAGGCTTTGCTGAGCTCTCGCGTATTCCAATGCGTAAAATTGTGTGTAAAGTGCTTGACAAGCGCGGTAATATGGGGTGAAAACAAGGTAAGGTGAACCATCTTTTTTGAGCACTTCGTTTGGCTCAAAAAGGTAGCAAT
Above is a genomic segment from Sulfurospirillum halorespirans DSM 13726 containing:
- a CDS encoding efflux RND transporter permease subunit, which translates into the protein MFSKFFINRPIFATVLSIVVIIAGLMAIRGLPIEEYPEVTPPQVSVKATYAGASAETISKTVAAPLEQQINGVEDMIYMSSTASSTGSLTINVYFKIGTDADQATINVNNRVQAALSSLPSEVQAQGVTVRKQSSTILKVVSIISPNNTYDEIYMANYALVNVIDELKRLEGVGDASLFGNQDYSMRIWMKPDQLAKYNLTPTDVINAISEQNVQFATGRFNQSPTKTAQAYTYTVTTQGRFDKVEEFENIILKSNKDGSTLRLKDVARLELGAESYDVTATLNGQTMVPIGIYLQSGANALETAKKVDAAMEKLSKSFPENMAYLTPYDTTKFIQISVNEVVKTLIEALLLVVIIVYMFLQNMRATIIPILAIPVSIIGTFAGMYALGYSINLLTLFGLVLAIGIVVDDAIIVIENVERILHSEEDISVKDATIKAMQEVTAPVVAIVLVLCAVFIPVSFMGGFTGQMYQQFAITIVISVIISGMVALTLTPALCAIFLKKKESKPFWFVKKFNEFFDLSTNWFTSGVSLVVRHGVISIIIFAALMGVTYELFQKVPTSLVPMEDKGFLLAVVTLPPASSLNRTEAVNDELSAITTKVPEIEYTVAVAGYDLISGAAKTNASTAFINLKDWNERKALNQHSEALSGALNGAFLGIPDATTFALNPPPIMGLSISGGFEMYLQDKTGGSLEELGNITNQIVAKARQRPELTMVRSTFDTAVPQYRITLDREKAKALGVSIQDAFTTLQSTFGAYYVNDFNLFGRTYQVNVQSETDFREKPEDMQNVFVKSSSGKLIPMSALVTYERTIGPDIVDRFNIFTAAKIVGEPSPGYTSGDAIKAIEEVVKEVAPEGFSIGWAGTSYQEKEMEGSGSQAFIFGLVFIFLILAAQYERWLMPLAVLTSVPFGVFGAITAVYLRGLSNDIYFQIGLLVLIALSAKNAILIVEFAMQAEERGKSIFDATLEAARLRFRPIVMTSLAFTIGVLPLALSSGAGAGSRHAIGTGVVGGMIAATTIAIFFIPLFYNWLAQLNAKFSKKGERHDEA
- a CDS encoding efflux transporter outer membrane subunit → MMKRNLYSFSLVALIFSGCSLSPELSIPTTQFPEAYRADVKNETTYVDAAWWSNYHDEKLTALIEEALSNNYDLQTAMANISLARATLSSSTSDRYPSLDLQGSGQRIRTSSDTFTSKTHSTYNDFSVSAVLSYELDLWGKYKEAEASSRASLIASYAAKDTVKISLASSVADSYFTLISLYEQLDITNETIKAREEGLKRNEFKYSVGAISKGTLLSERAELNSAQITKDALEQSILTQQSALAVLVGKSPEAIANFSKDGLPRVLPADVKVPANLPSELLTKRPDIKQAEENLKAANANIGVARAAYFPSISLSGALGFESTQLSNLMKSKSATNNFGGSLAAPLFNMGKTSSNVESAKANKELAEISYAQTVQQAFQDAYDALNKRHTLTQKLEHQLAYEKNIEQVYLLAQKQYENGYGDYLTLLDAKRNLLSAKLTTSQTKQALISSGVSLYKSLGGGWDKEVFERHADTL
- a CDS encoding TIGR03915 family putative DNA repair protein; amino-acid sequence: MLLLYDGSFEGFLSLVYEVYYEKLEVAEIIKKMPEALLFERFHEVFTDIIKARKVLEAITKHFTKEQQHTIFHIILCDTRDYEMALLEYLRIGFKNKKELRNINNANLFYIQNLEKELLCLVHKMYGFTRFEELEDGTLYAKIETKFNIVPFLGEHFCKRLGNIPFIIHDVKRALAFVKNDTLREIRSIASFDAPTFSSEEENFKALWKSFFKAAAVESRYNPKLQQSWVPLLYRTYMSEFQV
- a CDS encoding putative DNA modification/repair radical SAM protein, translating into MKLTTEDKLSLLAGSAKYDVSCSSSGSENNYKTGELGCAHNSGICHSFTSDGRCVSLLKVLLTNVCIYDCAYCINRVSNDTPRTAFTPRELADITINFYKRNYIEGLFLSSGIIKNEDHTMSLLLQTLRILRHEYRFNGYIHVKLIPGASKELIEEATLLAHRVSSNIELPSSKSLALLAPDKTKEKLLSPLKHARGITMQRSAKPISMSTQMIIGATSESDFEILKLSSALYDKALLKRVYYSAYIAVNNHKHLPVPELSKPPLLREHRLYQADWLLRFYGFSYDEILSENQNLDIQFDPKTFWALSNLHLFPIDVNFAPQEVLVRIPGIGIRGALKILQARRFKKLCFEDLVNLKISLKKARYFIVAGKDFHRSSSLYEEKIKLALIHQESNIIQPTLFDTSIYTGEL
- a CDS encoding NAD(P)H-dependent oxidoreductase, whose product is MQNDFTKAMDFRHACKIFDETKKISDDQMHFILEAGQKSPSSFGMEPWKFLVITNEELKAKLRPVCWDQPQVTTCSHLVVILAAIDAVKVESGIPMKRFARRDMPQEKKDFYINLYANHLKETLSSDANVYAWTARQCYIAAGNMMTAAAFIGIDSCPIEGFEKEKVEAVLGLDTSKYQVAMVLPFGYRINPQSTQLRVPFNEAVEFIK
- a CDS encoding NAD(P)H-dependent oxidoreductase — translated: MDKKELFLEAMNFRHACKLFTEKRIPTEELEFILEAGRLSPSSFGVEQWKFVVVQNEALKKEIENVSWNQKQISTCSDLLIILARKDVRSSDAYTVKQLKRWGLDENAFKGFLGIYHGWVDGRDDHTIEMWSEKQCYIAAGNMMTAAASIGIDSCPIEGFEYQKVDALLGIDTSVYQSALVIPFGYRAAEQRGKHRLSFDEVVEFKK
- a CDS encoding cryptochrome/photolyase family protein; its protein translation is MKKILWFRRDLRVHDSMLLATEGEVLPIFIFDTNILNSLEKNDKRVSFIFEQVLKLKTDLKAMGLDLALFYGTPLEVFTYLKTLEFSEVYASVDYDSYAKERDAKIAEMLSFHALNDCYLFEPNEVLKKDGSPYLVFTPYYRACQALYTQFYALEYARAQQSLTNFDYNALWSIQDGAKTALHVKLESMGFEPLHVNVLEPQKALEIFTCKVDSYAEKRDFLDEDATSHLSVHLRFGTLSIREIVRFLVNLKKQSHVTEPFFRQLIFREFYAYLLYHFPKLEWENYKYSPPVSKDEDAYERFIKAETGYPLIDAAVMELLTTGLMHNRARMVVGSFFTKHLMLPWQKGEVFFAKYLLDYDASANILSWQWCAGTGIDPQPYFRIFNPYAQSLKFDKEARYIKRYLPILSDVPASSLHKEVYLMSHDIAGYPKPLIGHESARKRFLSEFARAH